The proteins below are encoded in one region of Candidatus Profftella armatura (Diaphorina cf. continua):
- the rplP gene encoding 50S ribosomal protein L16 has protein sequence MLQPARRKYRKEQKGRNTGISHFRGTSVSFGKFGLKAIVRGRITAQQIESARRAMTRHIKRGGRVWIRIFPDKPISNKPAEVRMGNGKGNPEYYVTEIQPGKVLYEMDGVSEELAREAFRLASAKLPLLTIFVIRQVG, from the coding sequence ATGTTACAACCAGCTCGTAGAAAATATCGTAAAGAACAAAAGGGACGTAATACTGGTATTTCACATTTTCGTGGCACTTCTGTTTCATTTGGTAAATTTGGATTAAAAGCGATTGTTCGTGGTCGAATTACAGCTCAACAAATTGAATCAGCTAGGAGAGCAATGACTCGTCATATTAAACGAGGGGGGCGAGTTTGGATTAGAATTTTTCCAGATAAACCAATTTCCAATAAACCAGCAGAAGTTAGAATGGGGAATGGTAAAGGTAATCCAGAGTATTATGTTACAGAAATACAACCAGGAAAAGTTCTTTATGAGATGGATGGAGTAAGTGAAGAATTAGCAAGAGAGGCGTTTCGTTTAGCCTCCGCTAAACTTCCACTTTTAACTATTTTTGTTATAAGACAAGTTGGATAA
- the rpmC gene encoding 50S ribosomal protein L29, with amino-acid sequence MKISELFKKNKKDLNKELIELLKIQFSLRIQIKNQKLHNISQIKKIRRNIARIKTILNIRNTY; translated from the coding sequence ATGAAAATATCTGAATTATTTAAAAAAAATAAAAAAGACTTAAATAAAGAGTTAATTGAATTATTAAAAATACAATTTAGTTTACGTATACAAATAAAAAATCAAAAATTACATAATATTTCTCAAATAAAAAAAATACGTCGTAATATTGCTCGCATAAAAACTATTTTAAATATTAGGAATACTTATTAA
- the rpsQ gene encoding 30S ribosomal protein S17 — MNTPIKKKLKRSLIGKVISDKMNNTVTVLIERRVKHPLYGKIITRISKYHVHNKNNFAKLGDFVEIKEGRPISKTKSWNIKNILT; from the coding sequence ATGAATACTCCAATAAAAAAAAAATTAAAAAGATCTTTAATTGGTAAAGTTATATCTGATAAAATGAATAATACTGTAACTGTACTTATAGAACGTCGTGTTAAACATCCTTTATATGGGAAAATTATTACAAGAATTAGTAAATATCATGTACATAATAAAAATAATTTCGCTAAACTCGGAGATTTTGTTGAAATTAAAGAAGGGAGACCGATTTCAAAAACAAAATCTTGGAATATAAAAAATATATTAACTTAA
- the rplN gene encoding 50S ribosomal protein L14 has translation MIQTESRLEIADNTGAREVLCIKVLGGSKRRYASIGDIIKVTIKNAIPRGRVKKGEIYNAIVVRTKKGVRRQDGSLIKFDKNAAVLLNSKFEPIGTRIFGPVTRELRTERFMKIISLAPEVL, from the coding sequence ATGATTCAAACAGAAAGTCGACTTGAAATTGCTGATAATACCGGTGCTCGTGAAGTTTTATGTATTAAAGTTTTAGGGGGGTCTAAACGTCGCTATGCTTCTATTGGGGATATAATTAAAGTAACTATAAAAAATGCTATTCCTAGGGGGCGAGTAAAAAAAGGTGAAATTTATAATGCAATTGTAGTTCGTACAAAAAAGGGTGTTCGTCGTCAAGATGGTTCTTTAATAAAATTTGATAAAAATGCTGCTGTTTTATTAAATTCAAAATTTGAACCTATAGGTACTCGTATATTTGGTCCAGTTACAAGAGAATTACGAACAGAACGATTTATGAAAATTATTTCTCTTGCTCCTGAAGTTTTATAA
- the rplX gene encoding 50S ribosomal protein L24 — MKKIRINDEVVILTGKEKKKRGIVKKIINMNYVIVDKINIFKKTIKPNPSLNKVGSIIKKIMPIHISNIALFNPKSGKADRVIFKNINGKKIRVFKSNNEIVNSKIIKI, encoded by the coding sequence ATGAAAAAAATTCGTATAAATGATGAGGTAGTTATTTTAACTGGAAAAGAAAAAAAAAAGAGAGGTATTGTTAAAAAAATTATTAATATGAATTATGTTATTGTGGATAAGATTAATATTTTTAAAAAAACAATTAAACCAAATCCATCATTAAATAAAGTAGGTAGTATTATTAAAAAAATAATGCCAATTCATATATCAAATATTGCTTTATTTAATCCTAAATCAGGAAAAGCAGATCGAGTAATTTTTAAGAATATAAATGGAAAAAAAATAAGAGTTTTTAAATCTAATAACGAAATTGTTAATAGTAAAATTATTAAAATTTAA
- the rplE gene encoding 50S ribosomal protein L5, whose amino-acid sequence MIRLQEFYKKNIIPYLINKYSYSSEMQVPRILKITLNMGLSEAVSNKKVIENAVSDLTKISGQKPIVTKARKSISAFKIRENYSIGCMVTLRRTRMYEFLDRLITIALPRVRDFRGISGKIFDGRGNCNIGIKEQIIFPEIEYDKIDMLRGMNINISTTSKTDKEAKSLLSAFKFPFRN is encoded by the coding sequence ATGATTCGCCTCCAAGAGTTTTATAAAAAAAATATTATTCCTTATTTAATAAATAAGTATTCTTATTCTTCTGAAATGCAAGTACCTCGTATTTTAAAAATTACCTTAAATATGGGTCTTTCAGAGGCTGTTTCTAATAAAAAGGTTATTGAGAATGCTGTTTCTGATTTAACTAAAATTTCAGGACAAAAACCAATTGTCACTAAAGCGCGTAAATCAATATCTGCTTTTAAAATTCGAGAAAATTATTCAATTGGTTGTATGGTAACCTTAAGAAGAACGAGAATGTATGAATTTTTAGATCGTTTAATTACTATTGCGTTACCTCGTGTTCGTGATTTTCGTGGTATATCTGGAAAAATTTTTGATGGGAGGGGAAATTGCAATATTGGTATAAAAGAACAAATTATTTTTCCAGAAATTGAATATGATAAAATTGATATGTTAAGAGGTATGAATATTAACATTTCTACAACCTCAAAAACTGATAAAGAAGCAAAATCACTTCTTTCTGCATTTAAATTTCCATTTAGAAATTAA
- the rpsN gene encoding 30S ribosomal protein S14: MAKLSLVNRELKRKFLVKKYANKRIELKKIIRDQSKSEEERYKARLVLQSLPRNSNPTRQRNRCSLTGRPRGNFRKFNLSRIKLREIAMQGDIPGITRASW; encoded by the coding sequence ATGGCAAAACTATCATTAGTAAATCGCGAGCTTAAACGTAAATTTTTAGTTAAAAAATATGCTAATAAAAGAATTGAATTAAAGAAAATTATTAGAGATCAATCAAAATCAGAAGAAGAACGTTATAAAGCACGTTTAGTACTACAATCTCTTCCAAGAAATTCTAATCCTACTCGTCAACGTAATCGTTGTTCTTTAACGGGTCGTCCTAGAGGGAATTTTCGTAAATTTAATTTGAGTCGTATAAAATTAAGAGAAATTGCTATGCAAGGCGATATCCCTGGAATAACTAGAGCTAGTTGGTAA
- the rpsH gene encoding 30S ribosomal protein S8: MSMSDPIADMLTYIRNGQIVNKRKIIMPSSKIKIEIAKVLKNEGYIKDFFIIKCLKNKFELKILLKYYMNRPVIECLKRISRPGLRIYKNKNNIPKIMNGLGLVIISTSSGIITDRKARAMGIGGEIICYVS; the protein is encoded by the coding sequence ATGAGCATGAGCGATCCTATTGCTGATATGTTGACTTATATTCGTAATGGACAAATTGTAAATAAAAGAAAAATAATAATGCCATCATCTAAAATAAAAATAGAAATTGCTAAAGTTCTTAAAAATGAAGGGTATATTAAGGATTTTTTTATAATCAAATGCCTTAAAAATAAATTTGAATTAAAAATATTATTGAAATATTATATGAATCGTCCTGTTATTGAATGTTTAAAGCGCATTTCTCGCCCAGGGTTACGTATTTATAAAAATAAAAATAATATTCCTAAAATAATGAATGGTTTAGGTTTAGTTATTATATCAACTTCATCAGGTATTATAACTGATCGTAAGGCTAGAGCGATGGGCATTGGCGGTGAAATTATTTGTTATGTTTCTTAA